The genomic DNA CTATCTTTTAGTGAAAGTATCGAACTCCTGTTTAGTCTCTAGTAGTATCTCCTTTTAATATTGATCATGCGTTCGAATCTCCCCTCTCTATTGGTAAAAAACCAAGGACACTATGAAACATAGAACCAGAGAAAAACTTGCATACACTTCCCGTACGCCAAAAATAGCTCGATGACATGTAGGTAACACGCGAACACAGGTCCAGAGACAGATTGAGTCAACTGTTGCTTACACTCAGAGATCTTCAACCCAAACCCTAATTAAGTTGTTCCATTTCAAACCGGTGAAAAGCAATCCGGCACCTTAAAAGTGCTATAGAATTAAGTAgggaaaaaaatacagaaataaATACATTACTGAAAAACGGATTTGAAGACATGGAGATGGAACTCCAACACTCTGTATTCTTTTAGCTTTTGCTTGAAACAAAACCGGATTGATCTTCACCGGAACATGGCGATTACCAGTTCATTTTCTCAATCTGTAAACTAAATTTATTCTAATTCTTCATGGCCTTCTGAAGGGCATTGGATGAGTTCTAAAATGTTGATCACTTCACTCATGTCCGGGCGATTTGATGGCACTTGAGACGCGCATATTAAACCCAGCTTTACCACCGGAATTGCCTCCTCTGCTGGAAAATTGCCAAGGAGATTTTTGTCAAGGCATTCCTCCACCCGGCCTTCCTCGAGCGCTCCCCTCACCATGTCACAGAGTACTATCACGTCATCCTCCATATATTCAACAGGCCTCTTTCCAGTCACCACCTCCAAAACCAAGATTCCAAATCCATACACATCACATTTCTCAGTAATCTTAACCGTTTGACATGCAAACTCAGGCGCCATGTACCCAAGCGCGCTTTGGATTTTGCTGCTTAAGATGCACCGGTCTAGTGTTGGCAACAGCCTTGCCAGGCCAAAGTCTCCCACCTTAGGCTCGCCATTGCTGTCTATCAAAACATTAGTTGATTTCAAATTGTAGTGGATTATCTTCATTTGGTGCAAATAAGCCAAACCCTTTGCCATCCCGAGAATTATGTGGAACCTCTGCCGCCAAGTGAGACAGGTTTTGCCAGGTCCGTCATGCAGATTCTTAAACAGACTCCCGCATGGAATGTATTCATAAATGATGAGCTGCAAGGACGGAGTCCAGTAATACCCTTCAAGTGCCACAAGATTACGGTGCCTGATCTTTCCAAGTCCTCTAACTTCCCTCTCGAAATCTTCTTGGGACTTGATCAAACTTGAGACTGTTAGCTTTTTTATCGCAACTGAACGCCCATCACGAAGGGCTGTTTTGTAAACTACTCCAAACCCCCCACGACCAAGTTCGCAGTCCTTGTTGAGCAAGGCTTGTGTCCCAGCACCAAAGTCAGCGTCACCAGAAAACATGACAAGCTTGCCGTAGTTTGGATCATTAACCGGGGAACAACTATAATCTTCCCCGCCTGATAACTCAAGAGGAGCAGCAGAACGTGACAATGAAGACCGCACGTGCATATTGAGGACCGTTATAGCTATAACACCAATGGCAATGAATACAGCTGCACCAATAGCTATGAGAGCTGATATGCTGAATACGATCTTGTGACCATGAGTTGGACCGGAAGAACCACGGACGGGGTTGGATGAATTAGGGTTGAGGACAATGGGTTTGGGGTGAACGGAAGGGCAGGCACGGGTAACAGCAGATCCACATAGGGATGGGTTGTCTGAGACAGATGACGGCGGGATAGTGTTGAAGAATCCCCCTAATGGTAGTTCACCCTCAAGGTGGTTGTGGGAGACATTGAAGTAGAGGAGGTGGGAAAGATTTGTCAGCTCTTTCGGTATGCCTCCTGAGAACTTGTTCAAAGACAAGTCGACATATTGAAGATCGGTAAGGTTAGCAAGGACTGTAGGAATAGGGCCAGTCAGATTGTTCTGAGATAGAATCCTGTATAATTCGAACacgtaaaagaaaaacaattcaGACCAATTTAAGCTCCATCTATACTTGTAAGTAGAGTAAGATACTTCAGCATTGCTACTATATATACCTACTgccaaagaaaacagaaaacaaaaacattggAAAAATGAAAAGCATTCGGAAAACATCTTCATGTTAAGCACTTTCTGATGTAATTAAGTCAGGTGTTGCTTACCGTTCGTTATAAATCATGTGTAAAGGAACATAACCGAAGAAGTAGACATAAGAAGAACAAGAGAGCTTACAGATTTGTCAGAGATGAGCACTTTGCAATTTCGGCTGGAACTTTCCCGGTTAGAAAGTTCTTCTGCAGTCTTATTTCCTTGAGTGAGACTGCCCCTCCGATTTCATCAGGAATGCTTCCATTGAGCCAATTGTCACTCAAGTCGAGAACATATGCCGCCTTTAATTCACCTATACTTGCTGGGATCCAACCCAACAGATGGTTCCCTGACATATTCAAAAACTGCAAGCTACTAAGAACACCAATGTCGGATGGAAGCACATCAGAAAACGCGTTTGACGACAAATCCAAGACCTGCAGGCCTCCATTAGAAGCTGCCATTGACGCCAATGAACCGTACTCCTCACTTCCACCTAATCGGTTGCCATAAAGCGAGACACTGTGCAGACCGAGCTTAAAAATCCACGAAGGAAGCTTACCTGCTAACAGATTATGGCTAACATCTATGGCTAGCAGATTGTTGCAATTTGCCAACGTATCAGGCAAGCTTCCAGTAAATCCATTCCTAGATAAGTTCAACTTTTCGAGTAGCTCGAGATTTCCTAATGAACTTGGAATTTCACCAGAGAAATTATTACCAGACACATCCAACACCTCAAGGTTCTTCAAATCGCCAAGCCAATTCGGAACTTGCCCCGCAAGCAAATTCCGCTGTAAACTCAGACAAGTGCATGAATTGAGCCTCTGAATCGAATCCGGTATTCTTCCAGAAAACAAATTCTCACTAAAATCAAGCAACTTCAACTGCAAACAGCTTCCAATGTCCCCAGGAAGCTGTCCTGAAAATCGGTTTTTTGCCAAGTTTATCACTCTCAAATCATACAAATTCTCAATACCTTCAGGAACTTCACCCTCCACCAAGTTATCCGCCAAGTCAAGCGACTGAAGCATTCTCAAGTACCAAATCCCAGACGGCAACTTCCCGGACATCCGATTCGACGAAAAGTTCACATCCACCAAAGTCTGGCACAAGCTCAGGGACTCTGGAATCCGCCCAGTGAGGTTGTTTCTGGCGAAAGAAACCACCCTGAGAGACCCACATTGCATGAAAAACTCCTCCGGGACCGACCCAGATAGGCTATTCCGGCTCAAATCGATAACCTGCAAGCTCCCGAGGTGTGGGAGATCCGGGTTTATGAACCCAGTGAAGTTGTTGTCGGAAAGCGAGAGTCTTTGGAGATTCTGCAGCCGCAAAAGGCCGCGGCCGATGTGCCCGGATAGCGAAAATCCGTCGAGAACAACCTCGGCGACTCTGCCGGTTGTCGGGTCGCATTTGACTCCGACCCAGCTGCAGGGACTGTCGTCGTCCTCGTTCCAAGAGGCGAGCTTGGCTTCCGGGTCGGAAAGTCCCGCCTTGAAGACGATCAGGCCCAGAACGTCGTCGTTGAAAACGGGGTCCAGGGCGAGTACCAGAAGAGGAGCAAGAAGAAGCAGAAAACAGAGCTCAAACGCCATTTTTTTCAAGtctgataaaatcccatgaaaatTTCAGAAGTCTGAAAGCTTGAAAGCTGTGAAGAAAAACAGAGGAGGAGGTTTCTTGGTGGAAATGTTCGAACTGAACAGAGAAATGCAACTAAGGCATGTGTGATAATGGGCAAAGAAAAAGGGCAAAAGGTAAAGTGATCAACCCACCAACATCAATCACAACACCCTTCCACTTTTTCTCTTGCTTtttttatccctttttttttgttggggtttTTGAGAAAACCAGTGAAAAAAAAGGCATAAAAGTGATTAAAGGTGGAGGCTTTGAGGTGGGAGAGTGGAGGGGGGATATGGGTTTTGGGGGAGGAGACGGGAGGCGGAGAGTGGCGGGGGAAGAGGCGGGAGAGGGGTGGAATTCGAAGTTCAAACCCTagagagggaggagggagggagggaattGAAGAAAGAGTGTCAGGGAGTGTGTTGGGGTTGgtgtggaggaagaagaagagtggGAGAGGAATAATAATGGTTGGTGTGGAGTGGCTCTGCTGGCTCTGGCAAGAGAGTAAAAGCGAAGCATTCAAAGCTTCTAACGGCGatggcagagagagagagagagagagagagagagagagagagtgaggaaTAGTGTGAGCTCTTTATTTTATTGGCTTTATTGGAGTTGTGCATTTGGTCAAACTAGAATCCAAGGTGTTATCCACTTGGCTTTTTGAGCAATTACAACAAGATATTTGGTAGTGTTGCTTAATTAGTAGAGAAACATAAGTAGGGCATTCTAATAAGCTGGTTGGTCAGATAATTTCATAAAAGAACGAGTTTTACTGTATTTGAGTACAAGACTCGCAAGATGCAAGTATAGCTCGCAATACATATAGACACGGTCATATTTTTTTGGACCTATACAGTTTTTATCTTTAACTAGAACAACTCTTGCATTGGGTAAGACCACGTGAAATTAGGTAAAATCAATTTACAGGAGATCttatgtttttcaatttttgtaagAGATGTCTTAAAGATAAGGTGGTCAAACACAGGATTTTGAAATCCTTGATATGAGATTCTCTTTAAGTAGAAAAATGAAACCTAATTGATTTAAGACACTATAAATTCTAGAATATTCATCAAatttaaagaacaagaaaactacTATCTTGAAAACTTCTTGTTTCAAATTCAcagaaacaaaactcaaaacttaTATCGAGCCTAACTCAAAAATTAATTTCTGCTTGAGCATACTTACTCTAACTAACTTGACGTGTCTTCTTGCAGTAAACATGTTACTCAAGAGCATGTGTCTCCATCTTTACAGTCTTTACTTTTTCCTTTTGTCCTACCCCAGAAAGTACAGTCAAAATTCCTTATAGAACTAGTCGACCAAGTACTAGACACCAAGCTTTGGCTTTGTTCAAATACTCTAAACCAGCTTACACCAACTTCTTTTGGACctcttctgtttttgttttgtttgactTCTGGAAACTCAAATCTATGTATTTTGCCCAATTAATTTAACCCCGAAGCTTCCAAAGTGCAAGAAAATTCTCCCTGCTTGTTTCAAGTTTCCACGCCTACATATTTTGTATCTTCTGTGTGTCTCGAGTATCGATGTTTAAATTAAATGTGCTTCTTGGGAGGATTGGGAGATGTCAGAGATGGCAGATGAGTGGCGTAACTGGCGCATCTTTGATTAGCAattctaaattaattaatcaaagctTTGTCAAAGTTCTTTGCTTTAAAATATGAAAGGAGGATTCtgttaggattttttttttggtaagaattctAGGAGATCCCTCAATGATAtttattcattgtatatcgtatgattataaattattataatttttttatttaaaattaaatgtaaaTAGTACTTGATGAAAACTAACcgtatgatgtacgatgaacgaatgtgattggAATATTCTCAAAATAGTCATAAAGAAGATCGgtagaggatcctcattctaaAATATGGAAGCCATGGATTTCTAGAAAAGCACAAAGAATTCGTTGAAAGATTGAGGTTTAAATGGACTCCTCTACTGTGGTACTCCTATCTcccaaattaaaaaacaatgaCATAAAGGTTGAGGGCCTAAAACTTATTAGGCCATTAGTTAGAGTTGGGCTTTAGCGAGTCTCACGGTGTGCATGATTGGTTTTGTCTCAAGAGTTTTTAAAGTATGgtcagtgtttaaaatatcgatatgcaaatttatgaaaatattaagGATATATCGATATCGGTTACCTTTGatagaaattatgaaaatttgcaATGAGTGAGTATGTCAACTCATTTAGATTTAGttgaaattagaaaaaaaatttctcaaaaaattttgaaagttCGAAATCTGCAATGGGTTCTAGCAAATTTTATGTAGTGAATCAATAAATATCCTCGATATTCATGATTTTCCAATTTTTCGCTGATACAAGGTGAAGTTTGCATTTCAACCTCCTTCCTTTTCTATATCAACGAAAATATCGACAATTTCGCAGATATATTAAATACAGATTTAATTGAATGAAGATGAGGTGTGCTAAATTTTACTAAATGAATGAACTTCATAAAGTTAGACATAAAATTTCAATTGCCTAGATTTTCAACTGGGCTAGAGCCCACCCTAGCCCCAAGGTGGCTTCGCCCTTGTGTTACAGTATTCCCTTTATTGGCAAACCATTGTTACTATGTTACTAATTGGCAAGTCCGTCGTGTAACACCTTCTATACGACGGACTTCTTTATCAGGGTGCTCTGCAAGCCTTCGAGTGCCAGTCTTTGGGAAAGTTCAAGCGAAAATCTTCGATCCCATAGTCTCAAGGAAGAGACTGACAAGCAACATGCAGCAGGAGATTTGCACaaataaatgcatgtggattccCATATGGTTTAAGCTTTCCGCTTTTGGCTTTGTTGTAAGAGAGAGCCTGCAAGCTAGCTGGAGGTGCCTTGCTTGCCTTTTGATTCCAAGCATTGCAAATATGGTTGTCCTTTAATTTGCATCTATCCCTTTCTTTTCTCATATATCTTGCCCAATGTTTCGTTCATGTTCTGCAAGAAATAAAGAATGTCCCAAGAATTCAAACATACACTTACTACAACTTTTCATCATGGTCGAACGTTTTTCATGCATCCAGCTTCGTAGTTCACATGAGCACAAcgttttacttttttatttgaatagaACCGCTTGCATGTGAAAATAATGTGACAACAACAGTATCTCAAGTCAATCACGCACTGTTACGTGAGAAAGTTAAACACATGACAATGCATGACTGAATTATAATATTACCGCATAAACTTCTTGGGTGTGTGTAAGTTTCATCCCTTCAAAGATCATGTGTCCAATTAACCCCTTCTCTAAATAGGATTATGGTAAAAAATGACGGAA from Pyrus communis chromosome 17, drPyrComm1.1, whole genome shotgun sequence includes the following:
- the LOC137723706 gene encoding leucine-rich repeat receptor-like protein kinase PXC2; its protein translation is MAFELCFLLLLAPLLVLALDPVFNDDVLGLIVFKAGLSDPEAKLASWNEDDDSPCSWVGVKCDPTTGRVAEVVLDGFSLSGHIGRGLLRLQNLQRLSLSDNNFTGFINPDLPHLGSLQVIDLSRNSLSGSVPEEFFMQCGSLRVVSFARNNLTGRIPESLSLCQTLVDVNFSSNRMSGKLPSGIWYLRMLQSLDLADNLVEGEVPEGIENLYDLRVINLAKNRFSGQLPGDIGSCLQLKLLDFSENLFSGRIPDSIQRLNSCTCLSLQRNLLAGQVPNWLGDLKNLEVLDVSGNNFSGEIPSSLGNLELLEKLNLSRNGFTGSLPDTLANCNNLLAIDVSHNLLAGKLPSWIFKLGLHSVSLYGNRLGGSEEYGSLASMAASNGGLQVLDLSSNAFSDVLPSDIGVLSSLQFLNMSGNHLLGWIPASIGELKAAYVLDLSDNWLNGSIPDEIGGAVSLKEIRLQKNFLTGKVPAEIAKCSSLTNLILSQNNLTGPIPTVLANLTDLQYVDLSLNKFSGGIPKELTNLSHLLYFNVSHNHLEGELPLGGFFNTIPPSSVSDNPSLCGSAVTRACPSVHPKPIVLNPNSSNPVRGSSGPTHGHKIVFSISALIAIGAAVFIAIGVIAITVLNMHVRSSLSRSAAPLELSGGEDYSCSPVNDPNYGKLVMFSGDADFGAGTQALLNKDCELGRGGFGVVYKTALRDGRSVAIKKLTVSSLIKSQEDFEREVRGLGKIRHRNLVALEGYYWTPSLQLIIYEYIPCGSLFKNLHDGPGKTCLTWRQRFHIILGMAKGLAYLHQMKIIHYNLKSTNVLIDSNGEPKVGDFGLARLLPTLDRCILSSKIQSALGYMAPEFACQTVKITEKCDVYGFGILVLEVVTGKRPVEYMEDDVIVLCDMVRGALEEGRVEECLDKNLLGNFPAEEAIPVVKLGLICASQVPSNRPDMSEVINILELIQCPSEGHEELE